Proteins encoded within one genomic window of Couchioplanes caeruleus:
- a CDS encoding acyl-CoA dehydrogenase family protein, translating to MFELLTGDLYRFQDLLTPEDAEVVTRVRTFLEAEVVPVANDHWARAEFPFPLVKGFADLGIAGARHSNLLSGWIALEMARADASMATFFGVHSGLAMGSIETCGSAEQQERWLPRMRTFEKIGAFALTEPTGGSDVAAGLRTTARRDGDRWILNGKKRWIGNGTFADLIVVWARDVADDQVKGFVVHQDNPGFAATKIENKIALRTVQNADITLTECEVPEADRLQNARSFKDTAKVLRQTRSGVAWEAVGVMLAAYEIALKYAKEREQFGRPIGGFQLVQDLLVRMLGNVTGAMGMCVRLAQLQDAGEFRDEHSALAKAYTTTRMREVVGWARELLAGNGIVLDYDIGRFVADAEALYSYEGTREINTMIVGRAVTGLSAFV from the coding sequence ATGTTCGAGCTGCTGACCGGTGACCTCTACCGCTTCCAGGACCTGTTGACCCCCGAGGACGCCGAGGTGGTGACGCGCGTCCGGACCTTCCTCGAGGCCGAGGTGGTCCCGGTCGCCAACGACCACTGGGCGCGGGCCGAGTTTCCCTTCCCGCTCGTCAAGGGCTTCGCCGATCTGGGCATCGCCGGGGCGAGGCACTCGAATCTGCTCTCCGGGTGGATCGCGCTGGAGATGGCTCGCGCGGACGCCTCGATGGCCACGTTCTTCGGGGTGCACTCGGGGCTGGCGATGGGCAGCATCGAGACCTGCGGCTCGGCGGAACAGCAGGAACGCTGGCTCCCGCGGATGCGGACGTTCGAGAAGATCGGCGCGTTCGCCCTCACCGAGCCCACCGGCGGGTCCGATGTGGCCGCCGGCCTGCGCACGACCGCCCGCCGGGACGGCGACCGCTGGATCCTGAACGGCAAGAAGCGGTGGATCGGCAACGGGACCTTCGCCGACCTCATCGTGGTCTGGGCCCGTGACGTGGCGGACGACCAGGTCAAGGGATTCGTGGTGCACCAGGACAACCCGGGCTTCGCGGCGACGAAGATCGAGAACAAGATCGCGCTGCGGACCGTGCAGAATGCCGACATCACGCTGACCGAGTGCGAGGTGCCGGAGGCCGACCGGCTGCAGAACGCGCGTTCCTTCAAGGACACGGCCAAGGTGTTGCGCCAGACCCGCAGCGGCGTGGCGTGGGAGGCCGTCGGGGTGATGCTGGCGGCGTACGAGATCGCCCTGAAGTATGCGAAGGAGCGTGAGCAGTTCGGCCGTCCGATCGGCGGGTTCCAGCTCGTGCAGGATCTGCTGGTGCGCATGCTGGGCAACGTGACCGGCGCGATGGGCATGTGCGTACGCCTCGCGCAGTTGCAGGACGCGGGCGAGTTCCGCGACGAGCACTCGGCGCTGGCGAAGGCGTACACGACGACGCGGATGCGTGAGGTGGTGGGCTGGGCGCGGGAGCTGCTGGCCGGCAACGGCATCGTGCTCGACTACGACATCGGCCGGTTCGTGGCGGACGCGGAGGCGCTGTACTCCTAC
- a CDS encoding tetratricopeptide repeat protein, translating into MTTTPVDAFTTLPDPAQASSLADLVKRLRLLKVWAGNPSYGTIKDRINAAWTAAGRPAGELVCKSTVAYCFRPGRRRWDTDLVIAVIQALHPDTGYVALWRQALRVIGGEIEAVSRVRVQDSLPQDLDGFTGRTGELDRLRCAVQGGKAVVVSAIEGMAGVGKTRLAVHAGHLLHREQPFERVLFVDLRGFDPDPAQPPADPAAVLDGFLRLLGVPGQQIPHGLEARAAAYRGRLAGTRALVVLDNAATTEQVRPLLPATPGCLTLVTSRRRLADLHPATHLSVDAFNPDEALAFLARTVPGVPAGSDPRAADRIARRCGYLPLALGLVAGHIRNTPGWTLTDHADRLDERHHDRRLDTGIELALTLSYQHLPADQRRLLRLLALHPGQDLDAYAAAALADTDLDTARARLHHLRDDHLLEQAAPGRYTFHDLTRAYATIRATDEEPPPARRAALTRLFDHYLATSAAAMNTLHPAEALIRPRILPAGTPTPELPDPDSAREWLDTERPALVAVAVHTATRGWPAHTTLLSRVLQRYLAAGGHNADAVMVHGHGHHAARQSGDPIGQAHGLIDIGFTYGRLGRYGWAAESLQEAVNLFRHADHLAGQGRASDNLGDGDEPPGRHQMAIDRSAQALTVFRQVDDRVGEAYALEGLGLIHLELGRPGSAAGHLQRALALFLQVGDHAGETWTHEGLGLLHTRLGHPVEAAEHYHQALAICRAAGDRYGEARVLNSLGEAAHTAGRPCDALNHHTAAHAVVADTGDRPQQARALTGIGHAHRALGNRVLAREHYRYALALYTGLGRPEAYQTRAHLADVDPTATSSERQ; encoded by the coding sequence GTGACCACCACGCCGGTGGACGCCTTCACCACGCTGCCTGATCCGGCGCAGGCGAGTAGCCTCGCCGATCTCGTCAAGCGGTTGCGGTTGTTGAAGGTCTGGGCCGGTAACCCCTCCTACGGGACGATCAAGGATCGGATCAACGCGGCCTGGACCGCGGCGGGCCGGCCGGCCGGTGAGCTGGTGTGCAAATCGACCGTCGCGTACTGCTTCCGGCCCGGTCGTCGCCGGTGGGACACCGACCTGGTGATCGCGGTGATCCAGGCGCTGCATCCCGACACCGGGTACGTGGCCCTGTGGCGCCAGGCGTTGCGGGTGATCGGCGGGGAGATCGAAGCGGTGTCTCGGGTCCGGGTTCAGGACAGCCTGCCGCAGGACCTCGACGGGTTCACCGGCCGCACCGGCGAACTCGACCGACTCCGCTGCGCGGTACAGGGCGGGAAGGCGGTGGTTGTCTCCGCGATCGAGGGGATGGCCGGGGTCGGCAAGACCCGGCTCGCCGTCCACGCCGGACACCTCCTTCACCGGGAGCAGCCGTTCGAGCGGGTGCTGTTCGTCGACCTGCGCGGGTTCGATCCCGACCCGGCCCAGCCGCCGGCCGACCCGGCCGCGGTCCTGGACGGGTTTCTGCGCCTGCTCGGGGTGCCCGGCCAGCAGATACCGCACGGTCTGGAAGCGCGCGCCGCCGCCTACCGCGGCCGCCTCGCCGGCACCCGCGCCCTGGTGGTGCTGGACAACGCCGCCACCACCGAGCAGGTCCGCCCGCTGCTGCCGGCCACACCGGGGTGTCTCACCCTGGTCACCAGCCGGCGCCGCCTGGCCGACCTGCACCCCGCGACCCACCTGTCCGTGGACGCCTTCAACCCCGACGAGGCACTGGCATTCCTGGCCCGGACGGTACCCGGGGTTCCCGCCGGCTCCGATCCGCGCGCCGCGGACCGCATCGCCCGGCGCTGCGGCTACCTGCCGCTGGCTCTGGGCCTGGTCGCCGGGCACATCCGCAACACGCCGGGCTGGACGCTGACCGATCACGCCGACCGGCTCGACGAACGCCACCACGACCGGCGTCTGGACACCGGCATCGAACTCGCCCTCACCCTGTCCTACCAGCACCTACCCGCCGACCAGCGGCGACTGCTGCGCCTGCTCGCCCTGCACCCCGGACAGGACCTGGACGCGTACGCCGCCGCAGCTTTGGCCGACACCGACCTGGACACCGCCCGGGCTCGCCTGCACCACCTGCGCGACGATCACCTGCTCGAGCAGGCCGCCCCCGGCCGGTACACCTTCCACGACCTCACCCGTGCCTACGCCACGATCCGCGCCACCGACGAAGAACCTCCGCCCGCCCGCCGCGCCGCGCTGACCCGCCTCTTCGACCACTACCTCGCCACATCTGCGGCCGCCATGAACACCCTGCACCCGGCCGAAGCACTCATTCGGCCCCGGATCCTCCCAGCCGGTACCCCCACCCCGGAGCTGCCCGACCCCGACAGCGCGCGAGAGTGGTTGGACACCGAACGGCCCGCCCTGGTAGCGGTCGCTGTCCACACCGCCACGCGCGGCTGGCCGGCCCACACCACCCTGCTCTCGCGCGTACTGCAACGCTATCTAGCCGCCGGCGGCCACAATGCCGACGCAGTGATGGTGCACGGTCACGGCCACCATGCCGCTCGTCAGAGCGGCGACCCGATCGGACAGGCCCATGGCCTGATCGACATCGGCTTCACTTACGGGCGGCTCGGCCGGTACGGGTGGGCCGCCGAGTCCCTGCAGGAGGCCGTGAATCTGTTCCGGCACGCCGACCACCTGGCCGGCCAGGGCCGCGCCTCCGACAACCTCGGCGACGGTGACGAGCCACCGGGCCGTCATCAGATGGCCATCGACCGCAGTGCGCAGGCCCTGACCGTGTTCCGGCAGGTGGACGACCGCGTCGGCGAAGCCTACGCGCTGGAAGGTCTCGGCCTGATACATCTGGAGTTGGGCCGGCCCGGGTCGGCCGCCGGCCATCTCCAGAGGGCCCTGGCCCTGTTTCTGCAGGTGGGCGATCATGCCGGCGAAACGTGGACGCATGAAGGCCTCGGCCTCCTCCACACCCGCCTCGGCCACCCGGTCGAAGCCGCCGAGCACTACCACCAGGCCCTGGCCATCTGCCGCGCCGCCGGCGACCGGTACGGCGAGGCCCGAGTGCTCAACAGCCTCGGTGAAGCCGCCCACACAGCCGGCCGTCCCTGCGACGCCCTGAACCACCACACCGCTGCCCACGCCGTCGTCGCCGACACCGGTGATCGTCCGCAACAGGCTCGCGCCCTCACCGGCATCGGCCACGCCCACCGCGCCCTCGGCAACCGGGTCCTCGCCCGCGAGCACTACCGGTACGCATTGGCCCTCTACACCGGCCTCGGCCGGCCCGAGGCCTACCAGACCCGCGCTCACCTGGCCGATGTGGACCCCACCGCAACCAGCTCCGAACGGCAATAG
- a CDS encoding pyridoxal phosphate-dependent decarboxylase family protein, whose translation MHPRLADDLATFPALLESIRRLAVDVLDGLDDRPAAHSPAQQPAMPLPADGAGLAGALASFADRWAPGFSGSAGPRYLGFVTGGATPAGLAGDWLTGVFDQNAGPEIGSSAGDLERETLGWLRELFGLPDGHGGAFVSGATMSNMVGLAIGREWLGERLGVDVAQQGVAALGETAVFSGAPHSSIFKALSMLGLGRGALRQVPVRPDREAVDVAALRAALAARAGRPAIVVANAGTVNTVDYDDLRAIVELRREYPFWLHVDAAFGAFAALSPAHAPLLDGLAEADSICVDLHKWLNVPYDSAVQFTRRTDLQLKVFSNAAAYLGPLTERPDFLHHTPENSRRLRALAAWFSLAAYGRDGHRDIVTRNIASAQRVGARLAELPGVRLLAPVRLNVVCLALPGDQAAAARTIAETGEAFVTPTVYAGTPALRLAFSNWRTGEADEDRIVAAVRRALP comes from the coding sequence ATGCATCCTCGACTCGCCGACGACCTCGCGACGTTCCCCGCACTGCTGGAGTCCATCCGCCGATTGGCCGTCGACGTGCTCGACGGACTGGACGACCGTCCCGCGGCCCACTCGCCCGCACAGCAGCCGGCGATGCCGCTGCCGGCGGACGGGGCCGGGCTGGCCGGGGCCCTGGCGAGCTTCGCCGACCGGTGGGCGCCCGGGTTCTCCGGCAGCGCCGGACCCCGGTACCTGGGTTTCGTCACCGGCGGTGCCACCCCGGCCGGACTGGCCGGCGACTGGCTGACCGGCGTCTTCGACCAGAACGCGGGGCCGGAGATCGGCTCGTCGGCCGGCGATCTGGAGCGGGAGACACTCGGCTGGCTGCGCGAGCTGTTCGGCCTGCCGGACGGGCACGGCGGCGCCTTCGTCAGCGGCGCCACCATGTCCAACATGGTGGGTCTGGCGATCGGCCGGGAGTGGCTGGGCGAACGGCTCGGCGTGGACGTCGCCCAGCAGGGCGTCGCGGCACTCGGCGAGACGGCGGTGTTCTCCGGCGCACCGCACTCCAGCATCTTCAAGGCACTGTCCATGCTGGGTCTGGGCCGCGGTGCGCTGCGGCAGGTGCCGGTCCGGCCGGACCGCGAAGCGGTCGACGTGGCGGCGCTGCGCGCCGCGCTGGCGGCCCGCGCCGGCCGCCCGGCGATCGTGGTCGCCAACGCCGGCACCGTGAACACCGTCGACTACGACGATCTGCGGGCGATCGTCGAGCTGCGCCGGGAGTACCCGTTCTGGCTGCACGTCGACGCGGCGTTCGGCGCCTTCGCCGCGCTGAGCCCCGCGCACGCGCCGCTGCTCGACGGGCTGGCCGAGGCCGACTCGATCTGCGTCGACCTGCACAAGTGGCTGAACGTCCCGTACGACTCGGCGGTGCAGTTCACGCGCCGGACGGACCTGCAGCTGAAGGTGTTCAGCAACGCCGCCGCGTACCTCGGCCCGCTGACCGAGCGGCCCGACTTCCTGCACCACACCCCGGAGAACTCGCGCCGCCTGCGGGCGCTGGCCGCCTGGTTCTCGCTCGCGGCCTACGGCCGTGACGGGCACCGCGACATCGTGACCCGCAACATCGCGTCCGCCCAGCGGGTCGGTGCGCGCCTCGCGGAGCTGCCCGGGGTCCGGCTGCTGGCCCCGGTACGACTGAACGTCGTCTGCCTGGCCCTCCCGGGCGACCAGGCCGCGGCGGCCCGGACCATCGCGGAGACCGGCGAAGCGTTCGTGACACCCACGGTGTACGCCGGCACACCGGCGCTGCGGCTCGCCTTCTCCAACTGGCGTACCGGCGAGGCGGACGAGGACCGCATCGTCGCCGCGGTGCGCCGCGCGCTGCCGTGA
- a CDS encoding DEAD/DEAH box helicase: protein MDENPIGSEAGFAGLGLRAELLRALTNLGYEEPTPIQQESIPPLVAGNDLVGQAATGTGKTAAFALPLLQRLEEGARDAGPAALVLVPTRELAEQVSQAVHRYGRDLGVRVLPVYGGQPIGRQLQALRRGVDVVVGTPGRVLDHIERATLRLGDVRTVVLDEADEMLDMGFADDIEAILDETPEDRQTVLFSATMPPRIDSIARRHLRDPVRITMGREVVTPGDMPLVRQSAYIVARAHKAAALGRILDVEAPSSAIVFCRTRQEVDEVTETLNGRGYRAEALHGGMSQDQRDRVMGRLRSGSTELLVATDVAARGLDVEQLTHVINVNVPVAPEAYVHRIGRVGRAGREGSAITLAEPREQRMLKSIERLTGRRITLERLPTVTDLRARRLELTRAALQASLEADDLERFRVVIDSLADEFDVENIALAAVKLLHEAAGGDAAEEEIPEATPPRRSHDRDARGERTDRDSRGGGTDRDTRRGGSGRDSGVTRLFFGIGRRAGLRPQDLVGAIAGESGLGAREIGAIQITDRFALVEVPESEADSVIAAMQNATIRGRRPTVRRERFVR from the coding sequence ATGGACGAGAACCCGATCGGTTCCGAGGCGGGTTTCGCCGGACTGGGGTTGCGGGCGGAGCTGCTCCGTGCCCTGACCAATCTGGGCTACGAGGAACCGACACCGATCCAGCAGGAGTCGATTCCCCCGCTGGTGGCAGGCAACGACCTGGTCGGGCAGGCGGCGACCGGCACCGGCAAGACGGCTGCCTTCGCCCTGCCCCTGCTGCAGCGGCTGGAGGAGGGCGCCCGGGATGCCGGGCCGGCGGCGCTCGTTCTCGTGCCCACCCGCGAACTGGCCGAGCAGGTGTCGCAGGCGGTCCACCGGTACGGCCGCGACCTGGGCGTGCGCGTCCTGCCCGTGTACGGCGGGCAGCCGATCGGCCGGCAGCTCCAGGCGCTGCGCCGCGGGGTGGACGTCGTCGTCGGGACGCCGGGGCGGGTGCTCGATCACATCGAACGGGCGACGCTGCGGCTCGGGGACGTGCGTACCGTCGTCCTCGACGAGGCGGATGAGATGCTCGACATGGGCTTCGCCGACGACATCGAGGCGATTCTCGACGAGACTCCCGAGGACCGACAGACGGTGCTCTTCTCCGCGACGATGCCGCCCCGCATCGACAGCATCGCGCGCCGCCATCTGCGTGATCCGGTCCGGATCACGATGGGTCGGGAGGTCGTCACACCGGGTGACATGCCTCTGGTGCGACAGAGCGCCTACATCGTGGCCCGCGCGCACAAGGCGGCCGCTCTGGGGCGGATCCTGGACGTGGAGGCGCCCTCGTCGGCGATCGTCTTCTGCCGCACCCGGCAGGAGGTGGACGAGGTCACCGAGACCTTGAACGGGCGCGGGTACCGCGCGGAGGCTTTGCACGGCGGGATGAGCCAGGATCAACGCGACCGTGTCATGGGGCGGCTGCGCTCCGGCAGCACCGAGCTGCTCGTCGCGACGGACGTGGCGGCCCGGGGCCTCGATGTCGAGCAGTTGACCCACGTCATCAACGTCAACGTGCCGGTGGCGCCCGAGGCGTACGTGCACCGCATCGGCCGGGTGGGCCGGGCCGGGCGCGAGGGTTCCGCGATCACTCTGGCGGAACCCCGGGAACAGCGGATGCTCAAGTCCATCGAACGGCTGACCGGACGGCGCATCACCCTGGAGCGGCTTCCCACCGTGACGGATCTGCGGGCCCGGCGTCTGGAACTGACCCGCGCGGCCCTGCAGGCCAGCCTGGAAGCCGACGATCTGGAACGGTTCCGCGTCGTGATCGACTCGCTCGCGGACGAGTTCGACGTCGAGAACATCGCGCTCGCCGCGGTCAAGCTCCTGCACGAGGCGGCCGGCGGTGACGCCGCCGAGGAGGAGATCCCGGAAGCGACGCCACCGCGGCGCAGCCACGATCGTGACGCCCGGGGAGAAAGGACGGACCGTGACAGCCGGGGAGGCGGGACGGATCGTGACACCCGAAGAGGCGGGAGCGGACGCGATTCCGGCGTGACCCGGCTGTTCTTCGGCATCGGCCGGCGGGCGGGGTTGCGCCCCCAGGATCTCGTCGGTGCGATAGCCGGCGAGTCCGGCCTCGGAGCCCGCGAGATCGGAGCCATCCAGATCACCGATCGCTTCGCACTGGTGGAGGTTCCCGAGTCGGAAGCCGACTCGGTCATCGCGGCCATGCAGAACGCCACCATCCGGGGCCGCCGGCCCACGGTTCGCCGGGAACGCTTCGTCCGGTAG
- a CDS encoding fatty acid--CoA ligase, whose protein sequence is MRSTMMDTPLQVSRLLEHGSTVHATAEVVTWTGTDSGPSRITFAEVGRQAARLAHALRDDLGITGDQRVATLMWNNAEHLVAYLAVPSMGAVLHTLNIRLFPEQLVYIAHHAMDRVVIVDSALIPLLVGILPHLSTVEHVIVCGDADLSALRKEDVGVHRWNDLLAGRPDGYDWPVVDEDDAAALCYTSGTTGNPKGIAYSHRSVYLHSMEVCMAETFGLSPATRALCMVPMFHAMAWGLPYAALMSGSSLIMPDRFLQAAPLAAMIAGERPTLAGAVPTIFADLLAHLDAAPVDTSSLREVIVGGSACPPALMHAFSERHDIEVIHAWGMTETSPLGSVARPPAGVNRAEAWAYRYTQGRVPAGVQARIVDPAGEVMPVDGRAVGELEVRGPWITAGYLAEGESDPEKFRDGWLRTGDVGTLSADGYVTLTDRAKDVIKSGGEWISSVELENAIMAHPAVLEACVVGVPDDKWGERPLAAVVINEDAQVDGDALRGFLADKLARWQLPERWAFIEAVPKTSVGKFDKRRIRADYAAGDLPVTRTDG, encoded by the coding sequence ATGCGAAGCACGATGATGGACACCCCGTTGCAGGTATCCCGCCTGTTGGAGCACGGCAGTACGGTCCACGCCACCGCCGAGGTGGTCACCTGGACCGGCACGGACAGCGGTCCCTCGCGCATCACGTTCGCCGAGGTGGGCCGCCAGGCCGCCAGGCTGGCACATGCCCTTCGCGACGACCTCGGCATCACCGGCGACCAGCGGGTCGCCACGCTGATGTGGAACAACGCCGAGCACCTGGTGGCGTACCTGGCCGTGCCCAGCATGGGCGCGGTGCTGCACACCCTCAATATCCGGCTCTTCCCCGAGCAGCTCGTCTACATCGCCCACCACGCCATGGACCGCGTGGTGATCGTCGACTCCGCGTTGATCCCGCTGCTGGTCGGCATCCTGCCGCACCTGAGCACCGTCGAGCACGTCATCGTCTGCGGCGACGCAGACCTCTCGGCACTGCGCAAGGAGGACGTGGGGGTGCACCGCTGGAACGACCTGCTCGCCGGCAGACCCGACGGCTACGACTGGCCGGTCGTGGACGAGGACGACGCCGCCGCGCTGTGCTACACCTCCGGCACGACCGGCAACCCCAAGGGCATCGCGTACTCGCATCGCTCCGTCTACCTGCACTCGATGGAAGTGTGCATGGCCGAGACGTTCGGGCTGAGCCCGGCGACGCGCGCGCTGTGCATGGTGCCGATGTTCCACGCGATGGCCTGGGGCCTGCCCTACGCCGCGCTGATGAGCGGCAGTTCCCTGATCATGCCGGACCGGTTCCTGCAGGCCGCACCGCTGGCCGCGATGATCGCCGGCGAGCGGCCCACCCTCGCCGGCGCGGTGCCGACCATCTTCGCCGACCTGCTGGCCCACCTCGACGCCGCGCCGGTCGACACCTCCTCGCTGCGGGAGGTCATCGTCGGCGGCTCCGCCTGCCCGCCTGCGTTGATGCACGCGTTCTCCGAACGGCACGACATCGAGGTGATCCATGCCTGGGGCATGACCGAGACCTCACCCCTGGGCTCGGTAGCGCGCCCTCCCGCGGGCGTCAACAGAGCCGAGGCGTGGGCCTACCGCTACACGCAGGGACGGGTGCCGGCAGGCGTCCAGGCACGCATCGTGGACCCGGCCGGCGAGGTGATGCCCGTCGACGGCAGGGCCGTGGGCGAGTTGGAGGTCCGCGGCCCGTGGATCACCGCCGGCTACCTGGCCGAAGGCGAGTCCGACCCGGAGAAGTTCCGCGACGGCTGGCTGCGCACCGGCGACGTCGGCACGCTGTCCGCTGACGGGTACGTCACCCTGACCGATCGGGCCAAGGACGTCATCAAGTCCGGTGGGGAGTGGATCAGCTCGGTGGAGCTGGAGAACGCGATCATGGCGCATCCGGCGGTTCTCGAAGCGTGCGTGGTCGGCGTCCCGGATGACAAGTGGGGTGAACGTCCACTCGCCGCGGTCGTGATCAACGAGGATGCGCAGGTCGACGGCGACGCGCTGCGCGGCTTCCTCGCCGACAAGCTGGCCCGCTGGCAACTGCCGGAGCGGTGGGCATTCATCGAGGCGGTGCCCAAGACCAGCGTCGGCAAGTTCGACAAGCGGCGGATACGCGCCGACTACGCCGCCGGCGACCTCCCGGTGACACGGACCGACGGGTAA